In the genome of Mercurialis annua linkage group LG8, ddMerAnnu1.2, whole genome shotgun sequence, the window tttcttgattttttgaACCAGGTGCTTGATCTGCTTATCTACAGATACAAATAACATCACCTGAAAGTGGTCACGGTCAGTTGGAAATTACATATTTGGATCAAGACTTAAGGTAAGCAAAAGAATGAGGATTATGGTAAATTGTTTTGATCTATTACAATATACATTGTAAAATGAATAAAGGGTCATTCTGGTACTTCTTCATGCGCTATGAAAATACAGGAGTTGGCGTATTGGCGCAgttcaaaaactgaaatttgcTCGTTGTAAAGCTTCTTCAACAATAAATAAGCTCCTACTTATATTGAATtaggttaattcctaaaaaaatcacgaactttacacgaagtttcattttaatcatgacttttaaaagttgtcatttaaaggcacaaatttttatattgtttcaaattcatcatttcaatgtatttttattaactaaattcttcactaaaccattaatgaaagacccaagttactaatcaacatcaaatcttattatctttcagttagagtatttAGGATTAGAAATTTTTAATCAGATAAAATACACTGAATTTacctttggtgatagatttgaaataaaatgaaagtccgtgcctttaaatgacaacttctaaaggtcatgattaaaatgaaatttcgtgtaaaatGAACTTTCCATTTGCTAATTTGCCGAATTTCAAGAGGTGGCACAGGAAACTTGTTCATTTTGAAAAGGgaagattaggataatactctatttttttaaaataatttgatttcctacctcaataagaaaaagataaaaagattttatttttttacactaaagcatgtttatattataattatacctatttttctttaattatttactctaattatattttctctTATCATGTTACAGCtgtcatatttttttatctctctctctctttctctctctcctctctcttttttttttgagaaaattacaccaaatcacccaaaaattcaaatctttgtGTTTATAACCcagctttttattttttgcaaaaatccccCTTTTTTCAAATCATCTTTCTACGCATACCTTTTTACTTTTTAGTTTCCCATTCTATCCTTATGCTACACAACTTTACTTTGTGTCTATAACACCCTATCATTTCCCTCacttccttcttcttcttcatttttcatttttcttaacTGCTTCCATTACTTCCATTACTCTTTCAGATTTACTCCACGATCTTTGTAACTGCTCGTCACTCTCACCACATTTACTCCATTATCTCTCATAATATCTGTTCTCACTCCTTTATATTCTCTGCAACTTCTTTTTTAACCTATTCTAATGGTTACGACGCGCAAAGCTTCTGATAAACAATCTAAAATTGAAACTGCTGCTATGAGGAAGAAAACTGTTGCAACAAAGGTTCGAGCAAATGCACAGGGAAAATCAACAGGAGAACCCCCAGCTGTCCGTTCTCCTCTTTCTCTTAATAAGAGACATGCAGATGAGCTAGCTCGGATATCTAAGAAGCAAAAGGGCATTTCTATCAATGAATCGAAGGAATCTGCTCCTAAGGTatgattcttaatttttttataattttttagggtttgtaattagtttattttaggttattgtaacttaaattaatattcattagattttttgtttgtttgtttttccagtttttatgtttcaattctAATTTATagttgtgtttatatgttgttGACATTGTGTTTCTGTGTCAACTCAGTCATCTAAGAAGCAAAAGGGCATTTCCATCAATGAACCGACAGAATCTGCACCTAAGgtatgattattaattttttcaataattttttaggatttataattagtttattttaggttattgtaacttaaattaatattcattacattttttgtttgtttgtttttctaatttttatgtttACAATTCTAATTTATagttgtgtttatatgttgctGACATTGTGTTTCTGTGTCAACTCACTCATCTAAGAAGCAAAAGGGCATTTCCATCAATGAACCGACAGAATCTGCACCTAAGGTATGATTATTAAtttgttcaataattttttgggtttacaattagtttattttaggtTATTGtaacttaaattaaaattcattagattctttgtttgtttgtttttccaTTTGTATGTTTACATTTTCAATTTACaattgtttttatatgttttttacaTTGTGTTTCTGTGTAAACTtacaatttttcatttattttttgtatagcAATGGCACTTTAAAGTGAAGCCAGAAGCTCGGTTTCATTCTAAAATTGATACGTGGATGTCATATGATGTTATTGAGGAGATTAACTCGATTCTCAATCCGGCTGAATTGAAAATGTTTAAGGAGTCTTGTTTTGGTTATCTGTTGGACATTcctaaaataaaagttcaaaatcAGATTATTCACTGTTTACTTTTGAGGGAAGTACATCAACCAAACAAGACTGAAATGTGGTTCGAGGTCGGTGGACACAGATTGAAATTTGGAATTGAAGAATTCGCTCTAATTTCAGGTTTAAAATGCATAGGTGACAGTAACAAGTATGGTTATCCACAAGTTTCCAATGGTCTTATTGATACATATTTTAGTGGGTGTAAATcagtttcgaaacaaaccctTCATGATTTGTTTAAGTCTAGGCGTTGGGAGTCGGATGAGGATGGTTTTAAGATTGCATTTATGCACTTTTTACATAACTTTTTGCTAGCTTCACCAATGACTACCCGTATTCAGTTAAAGGACTTTGATGTAGTTGATTCTGCAGATTTTAATGATTATCCTTGGGGAATCGACGTATTCAAGTACACGTTCGATTCTTTGACTACTAAGGCAGTTCTTAGTCCTGGTAGTCTTAAGAAGTCAAAATCTGAGAATGAAATTTATAAGTATCGCCTCATCGGTTTCCCACAAGTACTGCTTTGCTGGTTCTATGAATGTTGCCCGACGGTCAAAAATTCCTTTGTTCAGCTTGTTAACAAAACTGCTATCCCGCGCATTTTAAGGTGGCAAGCGTTCTTTTTCCCATATTATATTCCAGTTGACAGAGAAATATTTCTTGATGTTGCATCCGATAAGGTttgtatctttttaaaattcaactttgttatttatatttactatttgtTCTTTGTTGATATATAGTTTATATTGGGttcatatttttgtttatatgtaACAGGTAACATTTCGTTCTATTGTTCCAACACCGGCAGAGAGGAATGCCCTTTATTTAGGtgattttttcaaaagaaataagGGCAAGGGCAAGGCTAGTGATGATGTGAGCGTTGGCAAAGAAGATGGATGTGAAGTTGGTTACCGTCCGGCATTTGACATATCAAGGGATCGTGATCCATCGTCtaaattgattgatttaagtatAATAGAAGAGAAGTTAGAGTTTTTGGTGGCTGGTCAGAAGACTATGCAGTCTGATATTTCCAAGTTGAAACAATTTTTCAACTCTAAAGTTTCTGAAGTCCTAAAGGTTGTGACTTTATTGAATGTTAAGCTTAATCCTACCGTTGATTCTAAACAGGTAACATATTCTGATTTCCAAATTTAGCTTTTTAttactttgtttttttatatgtttttctgttttttaatagttaatctcttattatttctttcttaattttttttcttaattacaGGCTGATGGAGTTGTTGATTCGGAGAAAGATGTCTCATCTTCTCgtgatgaaaatgaaaatgatgatGCTAGTCCATTTCTTGGTGATAAAACTGTTCAATCTGAAGAACCTATGGACTCAGAAGATACCGTTTCTGATGAATCTGAAccaattttaaaggtttttgtaaaatataatgtttgctcttttattttatttctttgtaACTTGATATGAACTTGATATGAACTTGATATGAACTCTATTTTGTGTCAGGTTAGTAGCAAAAAACAGGAAGCATCGGCTAGCATGCAGACATCAAGTGTTGTCAAAGAAGAAAATTGTGCACTTCCTGTAGAGGAAAGTTCAAAGAATGACAGTTTTACTGCTAGCGTTGCTCAAAGCAATAGAGGAGGTGAAGATTCTGTTGCTCGTCAAAATGTATTTTCCGATAAAGAAATAGATAATAAGTCTATTTCTAGCAATGAAAACAATGACAAGGAGTTCTGTGGTGAAGAAGAAAAGAGCAAAAAAACTGAAGATGTATATTCGGTTGATGACAAGGCTGTTAATGATGTCAAAGTTGACGATGTTGATCGTGTGTTTGTTGCGGATTATGAAGCTGCTGGATGCTCTAAGAATGTTGGTTCTGCTGTTGGGATCAATGTTCTTTCTGATTTTGCGACTGAAAAAAATATGGATTCTGCTGTTGTTGTCTCTCCGGTTACTGAGgtatatttattagtttgaaatttagtttttttatttttcttttcttatctCTTATACTTTTAATTCAATAGGTTCCGGATCAAAGAAATGCTATTTTGACTTCTCCAACCTTCAATTTATCAGTTGAGGACATCGATGAGGTTCTCGAAAAAGCAGCGGAAGCTCATGCTAAATTGAAGTTGAGAcaggtaaattttttatttcattcttCATGGTTTACATTTGGTCAATTTATAGTTCATATGAGGTCACTTACTGCTTCTTGCTTTATGTTTTTTGATAGGTTGATTATGTCCAAGCTAACTTTGGTATTGATTCCATAAATCCTGATTTTCATACCCCAGTTCCTACTAAGAGGGTTATTAAACCTAGTTTTTTGATGAAGTCGCCTTTTCTGAATGAGTTTGGTTCTTCTTCAGGCTGTATTGTTCCGAAGCAATCTATTGGTTGTGTTCGTATTTGTCCATTTCATGAAAATGGcaattttttttgtgatttgaaGAAACGGGAACCTTTTCGGAAATGGTTGGAAGAAGGACGTCCTAAAAAGTCTAGGTTAGAATCTcaacttattttatttctattgttatttttcttaAGTTTAGTTATctaatttgtttatattttatttttaggaaGAAAATTTACGAAGATTCGCATGCCATCTTGTGTCCCCGTTTTCGATTCGGCGTGGTTGATATTGAATTGAAATCATGGTTTTACCAACTTTATCATTCTGGACAGCCTATTTCTTGTTCTGTTAGTATAttccttttttatttgttttttttttaattttttttttattatttaaattaatgaagACAGTTGTATTAACCATATGTGAACTCTATATTAACTTATGTTTAAATTATGTTCATTTTGGCAGCATGTTGATATTTTGCTTTACTATTTgaggaaaaaggtgaaacttggaCATGCTGCAACCACCAGATGTACAACTACTGATACTTTCTTCGATCGACGTATTCAAGCCATCTACAATTTGTACTCGAAAAGCAAAGATTTGTCACTTATTTCTTCAAAAAGTTCTGAGGCTGATTACATTAACGGTGGTCGTATATGTTGCAACACCAAGTGGGCTGATGTCGATGATGTTCTTTTTCCGATTAATTGTGGGAAAGATTGGCATTGGATATTAGCTCGTCTGAATTTTAAGGAACGGTGCATCTATGTCTACAATTCATTGAGATCAGCGCGACGTGACAAATCAGCGAACGAGTATGTTGAATGCTATAGTGTCTTGCTTCCACTATACTTTGATGCAGTCAATTTATTTGATTCTCGGAATGACATTGATACTACTACCGGTCCTTATGAGGAAAAGAGTTCTACTGATCCATTCAGAATTGTAAATGTGGAAAACATACCTGTGCAAACTGAtatgtaagttttttttattcttgtgaattttttatttacctGCAGTTTTTTTAAGTTATTGTTACTTAATatgaacctaatgtcaactcttaattttgatatattttcacTATTTTCCTCCTTTTTTCCAGTGATTGTGGAGTTCATATGTTTTGCGCTGCTGAGTTTTTTGTTGATGGAAAAGTTATGAGTGATGATTTCGATATCAAAGAACATCGAGCTCGTTATGCTTGCTCATTATATACTTATGGATGTTGGAAGGATGAATTTGCAGCTTTGAGTGAAGATGAAGGTCCTGTAAAGATCAACAGGATTTGATTGTTCTCATTTTTGAGTGTTTGATGAACCTTTAGGTTTATGCATCTTTTGGATTTGAAATCCTTTTTGAATATCTCCTGTATTATCGTATTTTACATTTGAATGTTCTTAATATGTATtcaatttgtgtttttttaggaTTGTATTATGGATTTGatggttttaattatatttggactctgttttttcttattttctttttttttcttttattattttatataatttaatacttATCTGTCTTAATTTATATGcaaatatgaataaaaaatacACATGTTCATATGTACTTAATATGAACCATATGTGAACAAtatgttaattataatataaagtaaaaatgaaaattataatgTCTTGtccaattataaaatttaagcaaatggataacaaatttaataatcTAATAACTTTCATTATTGAATTTAgacattttatttgtttaaattatataaataaatagttttaGACATTAACTGTGTTAGATATGAACCAGATATGAACTAGATATAAATCATATGTAAACTTGactgaaatttaattaatattcataatGTTACTCTATTAagtgtaaatttatttttcagcaCATATATgtgacattttatatatagagaaACTGAAATTTATATTACTTTTCAAATTTGAATATGTCTTTAAGTAAAAGATATGTCAACTTCATAAAAACCTAAAATAAACCTGATATGAACTTCAATAAactgaattaattttttgtagGCATATTTTTGCATGTCTTCACATTGTGCCCATACTTTTGACACCTGCTACACTTGCTATGACCTCTAGTTTCATTACGACTTTTAATTCTCTGCTTTCTAGGCCTTCCTGACTTTGTTCTTCCATGTGGTGTAGTTACAATCTTTTGAGCCACTTCTTCCGGCACATTCCACGTATTTTGGTCTTCCACCGGATAAACTGTTTCCTCATATGTCTTCAAtattgtttcttttgtgaaaTAATCAGAACAAAATTTGTAAGGATCTTGATTCATTTCTTTGAGTATTGCCATTGCATGTGGGCAAGGAATGTCGTCAATTTGGAACCTTCTACATGTGCATGTTCTTTCTTTGAGGTCTACAATGAACTTTGTTGTATGTTGAAACACTGTCTTTATGTTGTCATTTGAATTTGAAACCTGCATTTGTTGTTAAATACCAGAAACTTGATATTAACCATATATGAACTGAATGTAAACTTTATATATTAATCTGATATATAAATTCATACCACTAATTTCAGTGAGTTAATGTAATTTTCATTCAAGATATCTTCTGCTCTTTTTGATAGGGCTGTGAAAGTTGATCTCGCCAAATGTCTGTTTGCGTAGCTCCATTCTTGCACCATTGTTCGTAGGTACTCAAGTAAGGTAGTGACGGGGAGATCTTTTCCAGCCCTTATTCTGGAATTCATTGATTCTGCAATATTAGTTGTCATGACTTTGTACCTGTTGTTTTCGCAATGTGCTCGCGCCCACTTTTTATATTTAACAGATTCCAGGTAAGTCTTTAAACCTCTACACATACTGTCAAGTTCCTTCATGTAGTAGTCAAATGCCTCTTTCGTGTAAGCTTTTGCGGCACCATAAAATGCTTCGCGTAGCTCTTTTGATGACTTCttgaagttttttttaatgttgttgtACAAATGGAATGTGCACAAAGCATGAGTAGCTTCTGGAAACACAGCAGCGGCTGCGTTCTTTATGC includes:
- the LOC126660405 gene encoding uncharacterized protein LOC126660405, with the protein product MSYDVIEEINSILNPAELKMFKESCFGYLLDIPKIKVQNQIIHCLLLREVHQPNKTEMWFEVGGHRLKFGIEEFALISGLKCIGDSNKYGYPQVSNGLIDTYFSGCKSVSKQTLHDLFKSRRWESDEDGFKIAFMHFLHNFLLASPMTTRIQLKDFDVVDSADFNDYPWGIDVFKYTFDSLTTKAVLSPGSLKKSKSENEIYKYRLIGFPQVLLCWFYECCPTVKNSFVQLVNKTAIPRILRWQAFFFPYYIPVDREIFLDVASDKVTFRSIVPTPAERNALYLGDFFKRNKGKGKASDDVSVGKEDGCEVGYRPAFDISRDRDPSSKLIDLSIIEEKLEFLVAGQKTMQSDISKLKQFFNSKVSEVLKVVTLLNVKLNPTVDSKQADGVVDSEKDVSSSRDENENDDASPFLGDKTVQSEEPMDSEDTVSDESEPILKVSSKKQEASASMQTSSVVKEENCALPVEESSKNDSFTASVAQSNRGGEDSVARQNVFSDKEIDNKSISSNENNDKEFCGEEEKSKKTEDVYSVDDKAVNDVKVDDVDRVFVADYEAAGCSKNVGSAVGINVLSDFATEKNMDSAVVVSPVTEVPDQRNAILTSPTFNLSVEDIDEVLEKAAEAHAKLKLRQVDYVQANFGCIVPKQSIGCVRICPFHENGNFFCDLKKREPFRKWLEEGRPKKSRKKIYEDSHAILCPRFRFGVVDIELKSWFYQLYHSGQPISCSHVDILLYYLRKKVKLGHAATTRCTTTDTFFDRRIQAIYNLYSKSKDLSLISSKSSEADYINGGRICCNTKWADVDDVLFPINCGKDWHWILARLNFKERCIYVYNSLRSARRDKSANEYVECYSVLLPLYFDAVNLFDSRNDIDTTTGPYEEKSSTDPFRIVNVENIPVQTDIDCGVHMFCAAEFFVDGKVMSDDFDIKEHRARYACSLYTYGCWKDEFAALSEDEGPVKINRI